A window of Verrucomicrobiota bacterium contains these coding sequences:
- a CDS encoding chromate resistance protein, with amino-acid sequence MIFPKAWLLLLYGLPTKHSAERVSLWRKLRKFGALQLKTSAYVLPDQPVHFERFQWLAKQVRDDGGDATLIRVTEIEGLSNQQIAQKFNDARAKDYADLSRVATAFIKKKRGKRQGSSNDELEKFQQRYNEIREIDYFDCPAAHDAQILLKRAAGLLPSVFKVGRKLDAKTFSGKTWLTRPRPEIDRVGSAWLIRKFIEPTARFVFATNPATHPEAIPYDMLDVEFTHQGEDCTYETLLRRFGIRDRAAQQIGEMIHDADLEDGKFQRVEGFGLDRVFKGWAKLGLSDTEILAKGFDCFEALYNWLKK; translated from the coding sequence ATGATTTTTCCGAAGGCCTGGCTGCTTCTACTCTACGGGCTGCCTACCAAGCACAGTGCCGAGCGCGTCAGCTTATGGCGCAAGCTTCGGAAGTTCGGCGCGCTGCAACTCAAAACTTCTGCCTATGTGCTGCCGGACCAGCCGGTGCACTTCGAGCGATTCCAGTGGCTCGCCAAACAAGTGCGCGATGACGGCGGCGACGCCACACTGATTCGCGTGACCGAAATCGAAGGGCTGTCCAATCAACAAATCGCCCAGAAGTTTAACGACGCGCGTGCGAAGGACTACGCGGATTTGAGCCGGGTTGCGACGGCCTTCATCAAAAAGAAAAGAGGAAAAAGACAGGGTTCATCCAACGACGAACTCGAAAAGTTCCAGCAGCGGTACAACGAAATCCGGGAGATTGATTACTTCGACTGCCCCGCCGCGCACGACGCGCAGATTCTGTTGAAACGCGCGGCGGGGTTGTTGCCCTCAGTTTTCAAGGTAGGCCGGAAACTCGACGCCAAAACATTCTCGGGCAAAACCTGGCTCACCCGTCCACGACCCGAAATTGACCGCGTCGGCTCGGCCTGGTTGATTCGCAAATTCATTGAACCGACGGCGCGTTTTGTATTCGCCACAAACCCGGCGACTCATCCCGAAGCGATTCCATACGACATGCTTGACGTTGAGTTCACGCACCAGGGCGAAGATTGCACTTATGAAACCCTGCTGAGGCGCTTCGGCATCCGCGACCGCGCGGCCCAGCAGATCGGTGAGATGATTCACGACGCCGATCTCGAGGACGGCAAGTTTCAACGCGTCGAAGGTTTTGGTCTCGACCGCGTGTTCAAGGGCTGGGCCAAGCTCGGTCTCAGTGATACGGAGATTCTCGCCAAAGGCTTTGATTGCTTCGAGGCGCTTTACAACTGGCTGAAAAAATGA